In Embleya scabrispora, the DNA window ACGAGCTGCACACGCTCGTCGGCGCGGGTGCCGCCGAGGGCGCGATCGACGCGGCGAGCATCCTCAAGCCGATGCTGGCCCGAGGCGAGCTCCAGACCATCGGTGCGACCACGCTGGACGAATACCGCAAGCACCTGGAGAAGGACGCGGCGCTCGAGCGCCGGTTCCAGCCGATCCAGGTCGCGGAACCGTCCCTGCCGCACACCATCGAGATCCTCAAGGGTCTGCGCGACCGCTACGAGGCGCACCACCGCGTGTCGATCACCGACCAGGCCCTGGTGGCCGCGGCGACGCTCGCGGACCGGTACATCTCCGACCGGTTCCTGCCCGACAAGGCGATCGACCTCATCGACGAGGCCGGTTCGCGGATGCGCATCCGTCGGATGACCGCGCCGCCGGACCTGCGCGAGTTCGACGAGAAGATCGCCAACGTGCGTCGGGACAAGGAGTCCGCGATCGACGCGCAGGACTTCGAGAAGGCCGCGTCCCTGCGCGACAGCGAGAAGAAGCTGCTCGCCGACAAGGCGAAGCGGGAGAAGGAGTGGAAGGCCGGCGACATGGACGTCGTGGCCGAGGTCGACGAGGAACTGATCGCAGAGGTTCTCTCGACCGCCACCGGTATCCCGGTCTTCAAGCTGACCGAGGAGGAGTCCGCGCGACTGCTCCGCATGGAGGACGAGCTGCACAAGCGGGTCATCGGCCAAAAGGACGCCATCAAGGCGCTCTCCCAGGCCATTCGGCGCACCCGCGCCGGACTCAAGGACCCGAAGCGTCCCGGTGGTTCGTTCATCTTCGCCGGCCCGTCCGGCGTCGGTAAGACCGAGCTGTCGAAGACGCTGGCCGAGTTCCTGTTCGGCGACGAGGACGCGCTCATCCAGCTGGACATGAGCGAGTTCTCCGAGAAGCACACGGTCTCGCGCCTGTTCGGTTCGCCGCCCGGATATGTGGGTTACGAAGAGGGTGGCCAGCTCACCGAGAAGGTCCGTCGCAAGCCTTTCTCGGTGGTCCTGTTCGACGAGGTCGAGAAGGCCCACCCGGACATCTTCAACTCGCTGCTGCAGATTCTGGAAGACGGTCGGCTGACCGATTCCCAGGGTCGGGTGGTGGACTTCAAGAACACCGTCATCATCATGACGACCAACCTCGGCACGCGGGACATCTCGAAGGGCTTCGGCCTCGGTTTCTCCGGATCGTCCGACGTCAAGACCGGTTACGACCGGATGAAGGCGAAGGTCAACGAAGAGCTGAAGCAGCACTTCCGTCCCGAGTTCCTCAACCGTGTCGACGACACGATCGTCTTCCACCAGCTTTCCGAGGAAGACATCATCCAGATCGTCGACCTGATGATCGCCAAGGTGGACGAGCGGCTGCGCGACCGGGACATGGGCATCGAGCTCCGTCCGGCCGCCAAGTCGCTGCTCGCCAAGCGGGGCTACGACCCGCTGCTGGGTGCCCGTCCGCTGCGTCGCACGATCCAGCGCCAGATCGAGGACAACCTCTCCGAGAAGATCCTCTACGGCGAGCTGCGTTCGGGGTCGATCATCGTGGTCGACACCGAGGGCGAGGGCAAGGACGAGAAGTTCACCTTCGAGGGCATGGAGAAGGCACCGCTGCCGGACGCGCCGCCCGTCGAGGCGACCGGCTCGGGCCCGAACCTGACCAAGGAGTAGTCGCCGGCGCGAGCCGACGCGAGGTGTGACGAAGGGGCCGCCCCCGGGATGCGAATCCCGGGGGCGGCCCCTTGTGGTGTGCCGCACCCTCCCCCGCGTGACAGGGTGCGGCGGTACGTGAGCGAGACTGGCGGCCGCTGCGGCGACCGGCACGGGTCAGCGCACGACGCCCGGCGCGTCCGTGTGGCTCTCCGCGCCCGCCCGGGCGTCCGGCGCCGTGCCGGATCCCGGGGCCGACTCGTGCAGGCCCACCCGCGCGTGCAGCCTGCGCAGCACCGGCGGGGCGTACCACGCGTGCCGGCCGAGCAGGCGCATCGCGGCGGGCACCAGCACGCCCCGGACCAGCGTGGCGTCCAGGAGGATCGCCAGCGCCGCGCCGAAGCCGAACAGTTGCAGGAAGCTCACCGTGCTGGTCAAAAACGCCACGAAGGTCACCGCGAGCAGCGCCGCGGCCGTGGTGACGATGCGACCGGTGCGACCCAGACCCTGCCGGACCGCGTCCGCGTCGGACGCGCCCGCGTCGTGCAGCTCCTTGATCCGGCTGGTCACGAACACCTCGTAGTCCATGGACAGCGCGAACGCGATGCAGAACAGCAGCACCGTCATCGAGGTGTCCATCGGCAGCGGGGTGAAGCCGAGCAGGCCGGACAGGTGCCCGTCCTGGAAGACCCACACGGTGATGCCGACCGCGGCCGTGATGCTGAGCCCGTTCAGGAGCAGTGCCCGCAGCGGTTGCAGGATGCTCCCGGTGAACAGGAACAGCAGGACGAAGGTGCTCAGCACGATCAGCCCGAAGGCGAGCGGCAGGCGGTCGCCGATGGAGGCCTTGGTGTCGACCAGGCGGGCGTCGGTGCCGCCGACCAACGCCTCGGTGGCGCTCGGGGCGGGCACCGCGCGCACGTCGTGGACCAGGTCCTGTGCGGCGTCCGACTTGGCGGGCAGCGTGGTGATCACCGAGATCAGCCGCGCGTTCGGGCGGATCCGGTCGGGGCCGGCGGTGTCCACCCGGGTCACCCCGGGCAGGGCGGCGAGTCGACCGGCGTAGGCGTCCACCGGGGCCTGGGCACCGGCGCCGAGCAGGACCACGTCGAGCGAGCGGGTGTCGTCGAGGCTGTAGTCCGCGCGCAGCGTGTCGCCGACCTGGCGGGCCTGGGTGCTGGTCGGCAGGACCCGCTCGTCGGGCGTGCCGAAGGTGACCCCGAGCAGCGGCGAGGCGGCGAGCAGCAGCACCGCGACCACGGGCAGCGCGGTCAGCACGGGCCGGCGGGTGACGAAGCCGGCGAGTCGGGACCAGATCGGCGCCTCGGCGCCCTGGACCCCCTTGATGCCGCGGATGCGCATCGACTCCACGCGCGGGCCGAGCACGGTCAGCAGGGCCGGGGCGACGATCAGCGCGGCGAGCGCGGAGATGACCACCACGCCGATGCCCGCGTAGGCGAACGAGCGCAGGAAGTATTGCGGGAAGACCAGCAGCACGGCGAGCGCGGCGGCCACCGTCGCGGCGGAGAAGACGATCGTGCGCCCGGCGGTGCGCACGGTGCCCACCACCGCGTCGTGCAGGTCGTGCCCGGCGTGCAGCAGTTCGCGGTGTCGGGCCACGATCAGCAGCGCGTAGTCGATGGCCAGCCCCAGGCCCAGGGCCGTGGTGAGGTTGATCGAGAAGATCGACACGTCGGTGAGGCTGCCGAGGACGAACAGTTCGGCGAACGTGCCCATGATCGCGACGAAGCCGATCACCAGCGGCACCAAGGCCGCGATCAGGCTGCCGAACGCGAGCACGAGCAGCAGCAGGGTCAGCGGTACGGCGATCGACTCGGCGATCGCGAGGCTGGTGCCGACCTGGCCGTTGACCGCCGGGCCGATCGCGGCGTCCCCGCCGATCCGGACCCGCAGCGGGCTGTCGGCGGGCAGGCGGGCGCTCTCGGGAAGTTCGGCGATGTCGTCCTCGGCCGAGTGGGCGACGAGCAGCGCGCCGCGTCCGCCGTCGGCCTCGAGGCCGGGCGCGTTGGTGGTCCAGTAGGAGGCCACCTGGTCGAAGCCCGGCGCGGCGGCGAGGGCGGCGGTGAGCCGCCGTCCGGCGTCCGCGACGGCGGGGGTGTCCACGCCGGAGCCGTCCTTGGCCCGGACCTCGATCACCAGATTCGGGCGACCGCCGAACGTGTCCTCGATCTCGTCCCGGGCCCGGCTGGAGGCCGAATTCGGCGCGTCGAACCCGCCGGACTTCAGCTTGCCGAAGGCCCCGAAACCCACCCCGGCCGAGACGAGCAACACCAGTGTGGCGACCACGAGCACGGCGCGCGCTCGGCGGAAGACGAGGTCCCCTAGTCGTTCGAGCATGATCATCGACCTTCCATGCGAGCCGTGGGGAACGGACGGTGCGGAGTCCGGCGAGCCATGTTGACGCCGATAACAATGTTGGCATTGATAACTTGGCACCGAATGTGCGCGGTGTCAACATGGGGCTGGATCGAACGGAGAACCATGCCAAGCGAGCGAGCCGCCGGTGCGCGGAGCCGACGCGGGTATCACCACGGCGACCTGCGGAACGCGTTGACCGAGGCCGCAGTGGAGCGGGCCCGGGCGGCCGGTCCGCAGGCGATCGTGCTGCGCGAGGCGGCCCGGGCGGCGGGGGTGTCCTCGACCGCCGCCTACCGGCACTTCGCCAACCACCACGAGTTGGTCGTGGCGGTCAAGG includes these proteins:
- a CDS encoding ATP-dependent Clp protease ATP-binding subunit, with translation MFERFTDRARRVVVLAQEEARMLNHNYIGTEHILLGLIHEGEGVAAKALESLGISLEAVRQQVEEIIGQGQQAPSGHIPFTPRAKKVLELSLREALQLGHNYIGTEHILLGLIREGEGVAAQVLVKLGADLNRVRQQVIQLLSGYSSGKESATPGGSGQEGTPSTSLVLDQFGRNLTQAAREGKLDPVIGREKEIERVMQVLSRRTKNNPVLIGEPGVGKTAVVEGLAQAIVKGEVPETLKDKQLYTLDLGALVAGSRYRGDFEERLKKVLKEIRTRGDIILFIDELHTLVGAGAAEGAIDAASILKPMLARGELQTIGATTLDEYRKHLEKDAALERRFQPIQVAEPSLPHTIEILKGLRDRYEAHHRVSITDQALVAAATLADRYISDRFLPDKAIDLIDEAGSRMRIRRMTAPPDLREFDEKIANVRRDKESAIDAQDFEKAASLRDSEKKLLADKAKREKEWKAGDMDVVAEVDEELIAEVLSTATGIPVFKLTEEESARLLRMEDELHKRVIGQKDAIKALSQAIRRTRAGLKDPKRPGGSFIFAGPSGVGKTELSKTLAEFLFGDEDALIQLDMSEFSEKHTVSRLFGSPPGYVGYEEGGQLTEKVRRKPFSVVLFDEVEKAHPDIFNSLLQILEDGRLTDSQGRVVDFKNTVIIMTTNLGTRDISKGFGLGFSGSSDVKTGYDRMKAKVNEELKQHFRPEFLNRVDDTIVFHQLSEEDIIQIVDLMIAKVDERLRDRDMGIELRPAAKSLLAKRGYDPLLGARPLRRTIQRQIEDNLSEKILYGELRSGSIIVVDTEGEGKDEKFTFEGMEKAPLPDAPPVEATGSGPNLTKE
- a CDS encoding MMPL family transporter — its product is MLERLGDLVFRRARAVLVVATLVLLVSAGVGFGAFGKLKSGGFDAPNSASSRARDEIEDTFGGRPNLVIEVRAKDGSGVDTPAVADAGRRLTAALAAAPGFDQVASYWTTNAPGLEADGGRGALLVAHSAEDDIAELPESARLPADSPLRVRIGGDAAIGPAVNGQVGTSLAIAESIAVPLTLLLLVLAFGSLIAALVPLVIGFVAIMGTFAELFVLGSLTDVSIFSINLTTALGLGLAIDYALLIVARHRELLHAGHDLHDAVVGTVRTAGRTIVFSAATVAAALAVLLVFPQYFLRSFAYAGIGVVVISALAALIVAPALLTVLGPRVESMRIRGIKGVQGAEAPIWSRLAGFVTRRPVLTALPVVAVLLLAASPLLGVTFGTPDERVLPTSTQARQVGDTLRADYSLDDTRSLDVVLLGAGAQAPVDAYAGRLAALPGVTRVDTAGPDRIRPNARLISVITTLPAKSDAAQDLVHDVRAVPAPSATEALVGGTDARLVDTKASIGDRLPLAFGLIVLSTFVLLFLFTGSILQPLRALLLNGLSITAAVGITVWVFQDGHLSGLLGFTPLPMDTSMTVLLFCIAFALSMDYEVFVTSRIKELHDAGASDADAVRQGLGRTGRIVTTAAALLAVTFVAFLTSTVSFLQLFGFGAALAILLDATLVRGVLVPAAMRLLGRHAWYAPPVLRRLHARVGLHESAPGSGTAPDARAGAESHTDAPGVVR